DNA from Sphingomonas psychrotolerans:
ATGGACGCGGACCGGCGAAGGGCCGCAGCGATCGGGACGCCAGACGCGGCCGAGCAGCAATGCGTCGCGGTCGCGCGGCAGAATGTCGTCAGGGTCCAGCAGCATGTTCAGCGCCTTTTGAAATCGGGTGCGCGCTTTTCGGCGAAGGCGGCCCGGCCCTCGCGGGCGTCGTCGGTCGCGAAGCAGATCGCCTGCAGATCGCGTTCATATTCGATCGCCTTGTCCCACGGCATCGTGAACGCGGCGCGCAAATTGAGCTTGGCGGTCTCCGCGGCGATCGGCGCGCGCGATGCGATGACGCCTGCAATCTCGTGGGCGCGCGCGACGAGGCGATGGGGGGCCAGAATTTCGCTGACCAGCCCCCATGCCAGCGCGCGATCGGCGTCGATCATGTCGCCGGTCAGCAGCATCATGGCGGCGTTCGAAGTGCCGACGGAATAGGCCAGCCCCGCGGCCATGCCGCCGCCGCCGATCCAGCCGAGCTTGATCTCGGGCGCGGCGAAGCGGGCGTTGGTGGAAGCAATGCGGATGTCGCAGGCCATCGCGGTCTCCAGCCCGCCGCCTAGCGCATAGCCGTTGATCGCGGCGATCACTGGCTTGCGGCACGCGCGCAGGGCGTCGCAATAATCGGCGCGGTTGCGGAAATCCCATGCGGTCGCATAGCCGTCGAGCGTAGTGATGTCCGATCCGGCGCTGAACGCCTTCTCGCCCGCGCCGGTCACCACGACGGCACGCACAGCGTCCGAGGCGTTGCACTCCGCGACGGCCGCGACCAGCGCGCTCGCCATCGCAGGAGTCATCGCATTCAGCTTGTGCGCGCGATCGATCAGGATCGTCGCGACGCGATCCTGAATCGTGAAGCGCAGGTCTTCGGTCATGTTTCCACTCCGGGAATATGATGTCGGGAATAAGCAGCTTCGACTGCGTCGAGCACCGGGTCGGCCGGCGACCCATCGAGCAGACCGGCGCGCAATAGCGCGGAGGCCTCGGTCTGGAACGCGATGGCATGGTCATGGCGCGGACGGACCAACGCTGTCTCGATTGTCGCGCGCGTGGCGCTGTAGAAACCCCCGGCGGCGGCATCGACCCGCGGGTCGGTCCAGGCGGATCGCAGCGACGGCTGGCCATCGTGCGTGGGAATGAAGTCGCGCTGCACGGCGTCGGACATCAGCCAGCGGAGATGCTCGAGCAGCTCCGGCGTCACCTTCGCGCGGCGCGATACGGCGATGCCGGTGCCGCCGAGGGTCGATCCGATCCGGCCGCCGGGTCCACGCGGCGCGTCGGCATAAGCGATGGTGCCGCGCGCCGAATAGTTCACATAGCCGTAGATCAGCGGACACAAAGCCGGCCCGTCCCCCGAGGCCATCGCCTCGAGCATCGCGATCGGATTGAGACCCGCCGCGCGGCGCGTGGCATCGCCGGTCAGGCGTGCGAGGATCGCATAGGCCAGGCGGGCAACGGCGCGGTCGAGGAAGCCGTCGCGCGGCTGGGGCGGCTCGGCACCGAGCGCGCCGCACGCAGACTGGAAACTGAGCGCGGCATGCGGGCCGGCGAGCGACAGCGCCACGGGCGCACGTTCGGCGAGCGCGATCACTGCATCCCAGCTGGCTGGCGGATTTTCGGCGAAGTCACGGCGATATGCCATCACCTGCGTCGCGGCATCGAGCGGCAGCGCCCAGTGTCGGCCCGCATAAAGATAGCTTTCCAGCGACGGACCGATCGCCGCATTGCCCCATTGCGCGAGTTCGTCGCCCGCGAAGAGATCCTCGAGCGGGACGAGGCAATCGGCCGCGACTGCTTCGCCGACATGCGGATGGTCGAGCACGACGAGATCGTAGAGCGCGCATTGCTCGGCGATCGATCGGGACTCGAAGCCTTCGAGCGAATGCTTGTCCCACGCGATCGCCACGTCGCACGCGGCGTCCGCCGCGGCGGCGAGCGCATTGTAGCCGCGCGGGTGATCCCAAGTGAGACCGCGATATTTTTGCGTCATATGTGCTGGCGTACCACGCCCGATTCGACCAGCCGATCGATCGCGTCGAGGTCCAGCCCCAGCTCGGTCAGCACCTCACGGCTATGTTCGCCGACCAAGGGCGCACCGCGGTCGATCTGCGACGGAGTTTTCGAAAAGCGGATCGGGAAGCCTGGCGTCTTCACCCGGCCTTCGGTCGGATGCTCATATTCGACGAAGGTGCCGTTGTGCTTGATCTGCGGATCGTCGACGAGCTCGGCATAGCCATAGACCGGGCCTGCCCAGATATCGGCGGCGCGGAAGCGGTCGAGCCAT
Protein-coding regions in this window:
- a CDS encoding enoyl-CoA hydratase/isomerase family protein, which codes for MTEDLRFTIQDRVATILIDRAHKLNAMTPAMASALVAAVAECNASDAVRAVVVTGAGEKAFSAGSDITTLDGYATAWDFRNRADYCDALRACRKPVIAAINGYALGGGLETAMACDIRIASTNARFAAPEIKLGWIGGGGMAAGLAYSVGTSNAAMMLLTGDMIDADRALAWGLVSEILAPHRLVARAHEIAGVIASRAPIAAETAKLNLRAAFTMPWDKAIEYERDLQAICFATDDAREGRAAFAEKRAPDFKRR
- a CDS encoding extracellular solute-binding protein, encoding MTQKYRGLTWDHPRGYNALAAAADAACDVAIAWDKHSLEGFESRSIAEQCALYDLVVLDHPHVGEAVAADCLVPLEDLFAGDELAQWGNAAIGPSLESYLYAGRHWALPLDAATQVMAYRRDFAENPPASWDAVIALAERAPVALSLAGPHAALSFQSACGALGAEPPQPRDGFLDRAVARLAYAILARLTGDATRRAAGLNPIAMLEAMASGDGPALCPLIYGYVNYSARGTIAYADAPRGPGGRIGSTLGGTGIAVSRRAKVTPELLEHLRWLMSDAVQRDFIPTHDGQPSLRSAWTDPRVDAAAGGFYSATRATIETALVRPRHDHAIAFQTEASALLRAGLLDGSPADPVLDAVEAAYSRHHIPGVET